The following proteins come from a genomic window of Companilactobacillus pabuli:
- a CDS encoding AAA family ATPase: MIGGDTGAGKSTIFDAMTFALFGSTTSEREAKEMRSQFAEGTDTTKVVFYFEQNGKIFKVERTPEQFLARKRGTVLLKSPYR, translated from the coding sequence TTGATTGGTGGTGATACCGGAGCTGGTAAATCTACTATCTTTGATGCCATGACCTTTGCCCTCTTTGGTAGTACAACTAGTGAACGTGAAGCCAAGGAAATGCGTAGTCAATTTGCTGAAGGCACTGATACGACCAAAGTAGTTTTCTACTTCGAACAAAACGGCAAGATTTTTAAAGTCGAACGGACACCTGAACAATTTCTAGCTAGAAAAAGAGGTACGGTTTTACTAAAAAGCCCCTACCGCTAA
- a CDS encoding metallophosphoesterase family protein translates to MKKNFDPNKKHLLVTHFAVTPNQDTELELTSETNSKVGGLATLTSDEFNDFDYVMLGHIHTRFASPADNIRYSGSPIKFNVKEARIKNKGKGVDIVTIDDNGINREFKPLVPKTDLIVLEEDWDTLCDEKFYSQQPLDSAWFAITIKNLTLVNTFIPTSELNYKTL, encoded by the coding sequence ATGAAAAAGAATTTTGATCCTAATAAAAAGCACTTACTAGTAACTCACTTTGCCGTGACACCTAATCAAGATACCGAACTAGAACTAACTAGTGAGACTAATTCTAAAGTCGGTGGCTTAGCAACTTTAACTAGCGATGAATTTAATGATTTTGATTACGTCATGCTGGGACATATTCATACCCGCTTTGCTTCTCCGGCTGACAATATTCGTTATTCCGGCAGTCCTATCAAATTCAATGTCAAAGAAGCTCGTATCAAAAATAAAGGCAAAGGTGTCGACATCGTAACGATTGACGACAATGGTATTAACCGCGAATTTAAACCTTTAGTTCCTAAAACTGACTTAATTGTTCTAGAAGAAGACTGGGATACTCTTTGTGATGAGAAATTTTACAGTCAACAACCACTTGATTCAGCTTGGTTTGCTATCACTATTAAGAATTTGACCCTAGTGAACACGTTCATACCAACATCCGAGCTAAATTACAAAACACTATAA